In Streptomyces sp. NBC_00683, the DNA window ACGGAGTCCGTGGTGGGCTCCGGTACGGCGAAGGCCTCCCGCAGTACGGCGGCCTCGGCGAGCCAGGGGTCGGCACCGAGCCGGGCCGCGGCGAGCGCCTGTTCGAGATCGGCGCGGACCAGCACGGCGTCGAGGCGGCGCAGCAGCGCCAGCGCGGACCGGCCCCCCTCGGGGGCGGGAGGCAGTGCGCGTACGGCGTCGGCGACGGCCGCCTTCCGGACCGCCGAGAGGTTCGGTGCGATCGCCTCGAATACGGCGACGAGGCCGTGCCGGTCCCCGTCCGGGGCCTCGGCGAGCACGTCGGTCAGGACCTGGGCGAACCGGGCGAAGACCGTCAGCTCCTCCGGCGCCCACGGTGCGGGGCACAGTCGCAGGGTGAACCGCACCACCCGGTCCCGGGCGGCGGGTTCGGAGTCGGCGAGCCGGAGCCAGTCCGCCAGCATGGGCCGCAGTCCGGACAACCGGTCGGGGTGCGGGGGCTCGTCCCTCCCGGCGAGGCGCAGCGCGAGCGACGGATTCCAGCCCTCCCTCACCAGCGACGTGACGTCGGGGTCCGGCCCGCCGCCCTCGTCCGCCGGTGGCCGGCGCGCGGCGGGCGCGGTGATGCCGTGCTCGGCCAGTGACGCGGAGAGGTCCGCGACCGTCCCGGATTCGAGCCGGACCAGGCCGCCCGCCACCAGGGCGAGCAGGGCCGGTGCGACCGGTGAGGCCTGGTCGTCCAGCGCGCGTACCGAACGGACCGGCAGTACGCCGTCGAGCCCGTCCAGCAGCAGCTCGCGGGCCCGGCCGCTCTCGCTGTGCTCGGCGGCGGCCAGCAGGGTCGCGGCGTACGCCTCTCCGAGGACGGCACGCAGCGCCTCGACGATTGCGGCACGCAGCCCGGGGTTGTCGCTGTGCCCGAGCCGGTGGAGCAGTGCGGGTACAGCCGTCGGTGTGCCGACCTCGGCCAGGACCGCGGCGGCGGTCTTCTTGATGTTCATGTTCGGGTGGTCGAGACATGCCGCGATCGCGGTACCGGCCCAGCGGGCACCCGCGTGGCCGAGGGCGAGGAGCGCCTGCCGGACGGTCTGGACGTCCTGGGCGGTGGTCAGCGCGATCAGGGTCGCCGACAGGGTCTGCGCGTCGTCCCCCCGGGCGTCGCGGGCGAGCAACGCGATCACGTGCTTGCGTACGTGGCCGTCGCGGTGCCGCAGCATGCGGTGCACCCGTGCGCGGGTGCGCGTACTGGGGGCTCGGAGCAGCAGTTCCAGCAGGATCGTCTGCTCACCGGCGGGCAGTCCCGGCCGGTCCAGCAGGTTCAGTGCCGTCGCCGCGACGAGTGCATGCCCGGCCGTGTGCGCGTCCGCCGCGTCGAGCAGGCAGGAGGGCCTGATCCGTCCCCGCTCGTGGAGACGGCGGCCCAGGGCGTGGACGGCGTCCAGCACCTCCTGGGGCACGGCGGGTTCGCCTGCCGTCGGTCCGCTGTCGAGCCCCGAGTCCGTGGCACCGGATTCCCGGGCCGCCGCCAGTTCGCTCACGATGCGCGCAAGAAGGTCCTCGATGACCGGCAGGGTGCCGGCGCCGCCGTGGGCCGCCAGCCTGCACAGGGCCGCCACCGGCCTGCCGGGGTCCGGGCGGGAGCTGAGGAGCGCCAGTTCCTGCTCGTCCGGCCCGCCGAGGTCGCTCGCGATGCGGGGCGGCAGGTCGGCGGGATCGAGGCGGACGAGGAGGGCGCGCCGCTGTGCCGGATCTCCGGTGAGGTGCCACAGGAGCTCCAGGGCGCGGTTCCGTACGGCGCGGAGATGGGGTGCGATCACGCCCTCGCTCCCGGGTGCGTCCATGCCCGCGCCGAGGCCGAGTCCTTCCCTCAGCACCAGTACCGTCCGGTGCCCGCCGACGGCCTCCAGTGCCTCCAGGGCCGCGCCGGGTGCCGACGGGAGCAGGGCGAGCACGGCCTCCTCGGCGTCCGCATGGCGAAGCTCACGGATCGCGGCCAGGAAGGGCCCCGGCGCGGTGACGCGCGGCAGCAGCCGTGCGATCGCCTCCCCGACCGGGAGCTCCCTCGCCCCCTGCCCGGCCAGGGCGACCAGCAGGTCGAGCCGCCGCGGCCACCCGGGATCCTCCGCGTCCGCGTCCATCAACGCCCGGAACACCACCTGTCGGCAGGTGAAGAGGACCGACGCGACCTCCCCGGGCGGAATCGAATGGTCTGCGAGGGCCAGGCCGACGACCGACGGGGCGTGCAGGTCGTCCGGAAAGTGCCCCCGCCGGTGCAGCCCGCGCAGGCAGCTCACCGCGGGACCGCCGAACAGCAGGGGGTCCTGCGCGGCGATGGCCGTCAGTTCACCGATGTCACCGCGGTCCGCCAGGTCTCCGAGCAGTTCCATCCCCTTCCGGCGCAGGACCGGTGGCAGTTCCGGATCGCCGACGACCTGCCGCAGCAGGCCGGCGTGCCCGTGGCGGGCGGCGGCCACGAGGGCCGCGTCGGCAACTTCGGGTCGCTCAACCGCCGGGCCGGCGGCGAGGAAGGGGGACAGGCGTCCCGTCGGGACCGGGTCCATCGTCGCCCAGGGCTGGGCGAGTTCTTCCAGGGCGGCCATGACGACCGCGCCGCCGCCGGCGAGCAGCCCGACCACGACCTCGCGGACCCGGGCGGGGGCCAGCAGTCCCGCGTGCAGTCCCTGCCGGGCCAGCCGGAGAGCCTCGGCGCGCAACACCGGGTCGCCGGTGTCCGCCAGTTCGCCCACGAGGGGCGCGAGCCGGTGCGCGTCGGCGGCGCTCGCCCCCCGTACCGCTTGGTAGAGCAGTTCACCGGGAGGTTCTCGCCGGACGATCGAGGGGTCGTTGAGGAGCTCGGCGCGCAGCCAGGCGATCCGCACGCGCACCGGCAGCTCGGCCGTACGCCACGACGGCCAGGAGCTGCCCTTCCGGAACGGCCCGAGCCGCTCGTAGAGACCCGCCATGGCGAGTGCGGTCTCCGGCGGCCCGGTCACCGACGCCGGCAGGAGCGCCGCGAGTTCGGCCGCCTCGGGATGCGCGACGGCCGGCCCCGAGGTGACTCGTTCGGCGAGAAGGGCCAGCCCCAGATACCGCATTCGGGGATCCCCGTGCCGGATCAGACGCCCGAGGACGGCAGGCGGGCAGACCTGCGCGTCGAGGTGTCGGGACAGCCGGCCGACGTCGGCCCGGCGTACGGCATCGTGGAAGGTCTGGTCCGCCGGCATCGTCATCATCGGATGCTAGCCAGGGCGTTCCCGGCTCCACCAGCGAGATTCGGCCCGCCCCGTCGTCGGTCACGGCTTGGCGGTGCGGCTCGGAGACGTACCCGGGCCGTGCGCTTCGGCAGCGCCGATCATGCATCCCGTGCAAAGCCTGTGTTGCCTTGTGTGGCGGCAGTTTGACGCACAGTCAACAACGTGGCGCGGTCATGACAGCATCCCGGTATTGCTTGCTCCGCCCGAACGCACCGAGCCATCGTCGGATGCGGCGTTCGAATCCCGAACGCCGCACCCACCCGGCGCGTGGAACCCCTGGCGCGCCACCGTTCGAGGAGGACCTCTCGATGGCAGCAGTGCGTAACATCAGGCGGAGGATCGCCGCGGCGATCGCCACCGCGACGACCGTGGCGCTGGCAGTCGGAGCAGGTGCGGCCTTACCCGCCCAGGCGGCCCAGCCGGAGGGCAGAGTCCTGCACGCCGGGACAGCCGAGGCGGTGGCCGGCAGCTACATCGTCACGCTGAAGCAGACGGCGGGGTTCAAGGCTTCCACAGCCCACGGCAAGCAGCTGATAGCCGAGTACGGCGGCCACATCAAGCGCACCTACACGTCGGCGTTGAACGGCTACGCCGCCACGCTCACCAGCACCGGGGCCAAGCGGCTCGCCGCCGACCCGGCGGTCGCCTCGGTCGAGCAGGACCAGAAGGTCCACTCGACCGCCACCCAGAGCAACGCCCCCTGGGGCCTCGACCGGATCGACCAGACGAACCTCCCGCTGAGCGGCACGTACACCTACCCGGACTCGGGGGGCGGCGGCACAACCGTCTACGTCCTCGACACCGGGGTGCGCATCAGCCACCAGCAGATCAGCGGCCGCGCCTCGTACGGCTACGACTTCGTCGACAACGACACCACCGCCCAGGACGGTGCCGGTCACGGCACCCATGTCGCCACGACCGTCGCCGGAAGCACCTACGGTGTGGCGAAGAAGGCGAAGATCGTCGCAGTGCGTGTCCTCGGCAACAACGGCTCCGGCACCACTGCCGGGGTCATCGCGGGCGTCGACTGGATCACCGCCAACCACGTCGCCTCCTCCGTCGCGAACGTGTCGCTCGGCGGCGCGGCCAGCACCACGCTGGACAACGCGGTGCGCCGGTCGATCGCGTCCGGGGTCACGTACTCCATCGCCGCCGGCAACTCGGGTGCACTCGCGTCCGGTTACTCCCCTGCCCGGGTCGACACCGCGATCACCGTCGGCGCCACGACCAGGACCGACGCCAAGGCCAGTTACTCGAACTACGGCCCCGTCGTGGACATCTTCGCGCCGGGCTCCGACATCACGGCCGGCTGGAACAGCTCGGACACCGCCACCTACACCGGCAACGGCACCTCCTTCGCAGCGCCGCACGTCGCCGGCGCTGCCGCGGTCTACCTGACGAACCACCCCGGGGCCTCCCCGGCGGCAGTGGCAGCGGCACTCGTGAACGGCGCGACGTCCAACGTCCTCACGGGCGTCGGATCCGGCTCCCCGAACAAGCTCCTCAAGCTCGTCCCCTAACCGCATGACGGCCGGGGACGTGTACGGGGCCGGCCGCCCCGTACACGTCCCCGGCTCTGCTGTGCGGCGGACCGGCAACCCGCGCGGGTGGTGGCGGCGACTTGAGGGCGGAGTCCCGTCCCCCATCAAGGGAGTCACCCATGCGCAGAGACCTTGCGCGTCTGGTCACCGTCCTCGCCGCCCTCGTCGCGATGGTCGCGGCGCCTCCGGTGACGGCGTCCCCCTCGCAGGCCGCCGAGGAGTGGAACCCGCCCGCGAAGCTGGTGCAGCCGCTGGGCGAGGTGTGGAGCCACGTCGAGTCGACCTACCCCGACCTCTACGGCTTCCGTAACTACGGCTGGGACCAGGTCGTGGCCAACAGAGGAAGCATCAACTACTGCGTCCGCTGGGAGTCCGACGCCCCGGTCGGCCCCGAACTGCGCGACAGGATCCATGCCGCGCTGAAGAAGCAGTTCGGGAAATGGACGGCGGCCATGGTGGAGAACGGCCAGGGCCACAACGCCTGGCCGTACACCACGGTGCCGGTCGACATCGTCGGCTGGGCGGTGAAGGACCGCTCGACACTGCAGTGGACCGACAGCTCCGTCGACATCTACGCGGGAAACCTCGACGAGGGCGGCGCCCCGCAGTGCTCGCCGGACTGTGGCCGCTTCTTCCACCAGGACGCCGACTACTCACGCTGCCCCGGCGGTGCGGCCCGTCACTACGACCAGTCCCTGTGGCTGACCGAGGGCTTCCAGGGCGGTGCCGGCGGAGACTGGGGTCAGCGAGTCGGGCAGGAGTACTTCACCGGCGCGCTGAGCCAGGAGAACATCCACATCTACCTGCACGAAGTCGGTCACACCTTCGGGCTCGACGACTTCTACGACTGGACCCCGACCGGGCAGTGCTGCTTCCTGATGAATGCGGGTTCCGCCGCGCAGATCACGGAGTTCGACACGTGGATGCTCCGTGATCTCTGGCGCCATCTGAAGAGCCGCTACGGCTACTGACGAGCTGCCACCTCCGCGTAGCGGCTGGCGGGGCGCGGCAGGCCCAGGTGGCCGCGCAGGGTCGTGGCGTCGTACGCCGTACGGAACACACCGCGCCGCTGCAGTTCCGGGACCAGGCCGCGGGTGATCGCGGTGAGGTCGTGCGGCAGGGTGCCGGGCCGCAGCCGGAAGCCGTCGAGGCCGGCGGTGCGCCAGTCGAGCAGCAGGTCGGCGAGCTCGCCGGGCGTGCCGGTGAAGATCTCGGCGTCGGAGGCGAGTTCGGCGCCGGCCAGTTCGTCCAGGCGGGCCTTGCGGTCCGAGGCCGCGCCCGGCTCCTCGTCCAGGAAGACCAGGAGTTCCGCGAACCTCCGCAGGGGCCGGTCCCGGATGTCCCTGCCGGTGCGCTCCACCGCCTCGTCGACCTGCGCGAGGATCGCCGCGGTGCCCGCACGGTCGTGCGGGGTGACGTGGACGAGGTCGGAGCCGAGCGCCGCGAACTCGTACGGGGTGGAGGCGTGCGCGAGGCTCACCACCACGGGTTGCCCCTGCGGGGTCCGCGGCGTGATCGAGGGCCCCTTCACGCTGAACCGTGTTCCCCGGAAGTCGATGTGGTGCACCTTGTCGCGGTCGATGAAGCGGCCGGTGGCCGCGTCCCGTATCTCCGCGTCGTCCTCCCAGCTGTCCCACAGCCGCCGTGCCGCCTCCACCACCTCGGTGCCCTCCGCGAAGAGTTCGCGCAGCCGCGCCGCGATCAGCTCCGAGTCGCGTACGTCGTCGTCGGTCAGTTGAGGTGTGGTGCGGCGGCCGAAGTGGGAGGCGTCGGCGGCGCGCGAGGAGATCTGCGGGCGCCAGCCGGCACGGCCCTTGCTCGCGTGGTCGAGCGTGGCGATGCCGATGGCGAGGTGGAACGGTTCGGTGTGCGTGACGTTCGTCGTCGGGACCAGGCCGATGCGCTCGGTGAGGGGGGCGAGGTGGGCGGCGAGCAGCACCGCGTCCACGCTGCCCCTGACCTGGTCGCTGCGGTCGTCCGGCAGGTGGAAGGCGGCGGTCTGCAGTCCGAGGGCGTCCTCGAAGGTGACGAAGTCGAGCAGGCCGCGCTCGGCCTCGGCGACCAGGCCGGCCCAGTACGCGGCCGTGAGCAGCTCACCGGGCCGGGCGTCCGCCGCCCGCCAGGCGGCCGGGTGCCACCCCGCGCCGTCGAGGGCGACGGCGAGGTGGAGCGGGGTGCTGCCGGTCGTGCCGGTCACGAGGCCTCCTTCTCGTTGTCCACGGGCTTGCGGTCTGCGGGCCGTTCGGCGCGGTCGGGGGTGCTCAGGCCCAGGTGGTCCCGGAGCGTCGTCCCCGCGTAGTCCTCGCGGAACACGCCCTTCTCCTGGAGCAGCGGCACCACCCGGTCCACCAGGTCGTCGAGCCCGCCGGGGGTGAGATGGGGGACGAGGACGAAGCCGTCGGCGCCCTCGGTCTGCACGAAGTGGTCGATGGCGTCGGCGACGGTCTGCGGGCTGCCGACGAACGTCTGGCGGCCGCCGACCTCGATGACCAGTTCGCGGATGCTCAGGTTCCGTTCCTCGGCGAGCTTGCGCCACTGCCGGGCCGTCTCGGCGCGCCCCTTGCGGAACACCGAGTGGCCCTTCAGGAAATGGGCGTCGTCCTCGGGCTCGATACCGGGCAGCGGCCCGTCCGGGTCGTACCCCGACAGGTCGCGGCCCCAGACCGCCTCCAGGTGGGCGATCGCGGTCTGCGGGCTCACCAGGTCGCGGCTGACCTCGGCGGCGTACGCGACGGCCTCCTCGTCGGTGTCGGCGATGACGGCGTTGGCGGTGGGCATGATCTTCAGTTCGTCCGGGGTGCGCCCGTACCGCGCGAGGCGCCGCTTCACATCCCGGTAGAAGTCACGGGCCGCATCGAGCCGGTTGTGCTTGCTGAAGATCACGTCCGCGTCGGACGCGGCGAACTCGCGGCCAGCGTCGGACTCGCCCGACTGGATGATCACGGGGTGTCCCTGCGGACCGGGCGGTGTCGTGAACCGGCCCGAGATGTCGAAGTGCGTCCCGTGATGGGCGAACCGGCCGACCCCGGGCCGTACGAACTCTCCCGCAGCCGCGTCGGCGCGGAGATCCCCGTCGGCCCAGCTGTTCCACAACTCGCGTGTGGTGGCCAGGAATTCGGCTGCCCGGGTGTAGCGGTCGGCCTCGTCGAGGAAGCCGCCGCGACGGAAGTTCTCGCCGGTGAAGGCGTCGTAGCTGGTGACCACGTTCCAGGCCGACCGCCCGCCGCTGAGGTGGTCGAGGGTCGCGAGTCGGCGCGCCACCTCGTACGGCTCGTTGAAGGTGGCGTTGACGGTCGCGGCGAGGCCGAGGTGCGTGGTGACGGCGGCCAGCGCGCTGAGCACGGTCAGGTTCTCCGGGCGCCCCGCGATGTCCAGGTCGTAGACCTGCCCCTTGTGCTCGCGCAGCCGCAGCCCCTCGGCGAGGAAGAAGAAGTCGAACTTGCCGCGTTCGACGGTCTGCGCGAGCCGGATGAAGGAGTCGATGGAGATCTGGCTCCCGGACCGCGGGTCCGACCAGACGGTCACGTTGTGGATGCCGGGCAGCTGCGCCGCGAGGTGCACCTGCTTCTTTCCGGTGACGGGCACGGTGCGGTCTCCTCCTGCGAAGGTCCGGCTGTGGGTGGGGCCCTCAGAGCGTGCACGGGCCGGTGGCGGCGCGGACAGGCCAACAGGCCTTACTTCATGAGCTGTTCACGCCGTAGGGCCTGCCGCGGGTGTCGCGGCCGGCGTGGCGAGCGGGGCCGGGGAGACGTACCGCACCGTGTTCTCGAAGGCCACGCCGTGGCTCTTCACGTCGATGGCGATGCGGTCGCCGTCGGCGATCCGGAACCCGTCGTGGAAACTGGCCTCGTCGGCGCCCAGGAGCACGTAGTTGACCTGTCCGGGCCGCCGCACCGCGGGGAACGAGAACAGGTGTGCCGCCATGTCCTGCACCCGGAAGTACAGGGCGTCGGCGCCGCAGTCGAAACTGCCCTCCCAGGCCGTCGCCCCGTCCCGCACGATGGTGACCCGCCCGGTCACCGTGCGCGGCGGCGGGCCGAGGAAGAGCCACGGGGTGAGCGCGGTGTCGCACAGCTTGCAGTACGGGTTGTAGCCGGGGTCCTGGCGGTGCAGGCCGATGTCGCACAGGTCGTTGCCGAAGGTGTAGCCGGCGTAGTGGGGCGTGCCGTCGTCGTCGTTGACGTAGACCAGCGTGACCTCCGGCTCCTCGATGAGGGCGACCGGAGCGGCGGGCACGTCCAGTGTCTCGCCCGGCAGCCGCACCCAGTCGCCGAACCCCTTGAAGAACCACTTGGGCGGAACGAACTCCCCTCCTTCGGGGGCGGTTTCGCCGTTCCACTTCTTCTTGTGCGTGCCCATGAAACCGCTCAGCAGTGCATGGCCCGTGGCCGTCGGCAGCAGCGGTGGCAGCAGCCTCAGCTCCGGGTCGCCGACGGTGACGGTGACGGTTTCCGCGCCCTCGGTGAGGGCGGCCTCGATGGCGGTCGCCGAACCGTCGGTGGCGATGAAGGCGGCGGCCACCTGCCCTTCGGCCACCCGGTAGAGGGTCTGCCGCGTGCCGTCCTCGGGCCTGCCGAAACCGACATGGCGTTCGCCGCCGTACGTGGCCTCGAACAGGACGGGGAGAACAGGGAGAGCGGGGGGAACGGACTGGGACATGAGGGAACTCCTCCAGGGCTGATGGGGGCTGAAGCGGGCTGAGGGGTGCTGATGTGGGTGATGCGGGTCAGGACCGAGGAGCGGCTGCGGGGGCCGGAGCATCCGCGCCCGTCAGGTCGGCCAGGACCTCACCGACCCGGTCGACCGCCTCCCGTATCCACGGCAGTGCGAGCGGATCCGGCGCCGTCAGGGCCGCCCTGCGCCGCTCGTCGGAGTCGCCGTAGAGGTGGCTGGTCGCGGCGCGGATCCGCAGGGCGCGGCCGGGCTCCCCGAACGCGCTCGCCGGGAGGACGCCGACTCCGTACCGCTCGGAGAGCAGCCGGGCCAGGTCGTCGCCGCCGCGCACGCCGTGCCGCCGCGCCAGCCGGTCCCGCAAGGGCTCGAAGTCCGGGTAGAGGTAGCACGTCGCGACGACGGGGGCCGTCTGCGCGCCCACCGCGGTGAACCGGCCGGCGACCGCGCGCACCACCGTCCCGTGCAGCCGACGGCTCGCCGCGATGTGCGCGGTGACCTCCGGCGGCTCCCCGAACGCGTACGCGGACGCGCTCTGTACGGGCGCCGGCGGGCTGGACCAGATCTGGCTGGCGACGGCGACGAGGCGGGTGTGCAGGGCGTGTCCGATGCCGCTGTCCGGCAGCCGGGCCACGCCCGTACGCCAGCCGCCGAGCGCCAGGCTCTTTGTGAGGCCGGTGGTGACGACGGTCCGCTCGGGTGCGTGCACCGCCGGGGACACGGCGGGCCGGGAGGTGTCGTACACCAGGTCGCGGTAGATCTCGTCGGACACGATGACCAGGTCGAGGGCGCGGGCCGCGTCCGCCAGCCGCCGCACCGTGGCGGCCGACGCCACCGTGCCGGTCGGGTTGTCCGGCACCGTCACGACCACGGACCGGGGGTTCAGCCCGGCGGCCCGCGCGTCGGCGACGGCCTCCCGCAGCCGGTCCGGATCGGGTACGCCGCCCTGCCCCGGCAGGATGGGTACGGGGATGGGGCGAGCCCCGACGAGGCGGGCCTGCGCCGCGTAGCTGACCCAGCTCGGTACGGGCACGATCACGTCGCCCCCGATGGCGAGCAGCAACGCGAACAGCAGCGCCTTGCTGCCCGGTCCTGCCACCACCAGCTCCGGGTCGATGTCCAGTCCGCGCCGCTCCCAGTACCCGGCGACGGCGGTGCGCAGCGCGGGACTTCCGGCGACGGAGCCGTACGCGTTCTCGCCCGCCGCCGCGGCGAGCCGGTCCCGCAGCGTGGTGAGGACGGGCAGGCCGATCTCGCCGCTCGCCATCGACAGCACCCGCTCCCCGGCCAGGCGCCGGCGGGCCAGGGCCTCGTCGGCGGCGAGGGTCGCCGACATGGAGACCGGTGCGGGTTCGGACATGACAGCTCCAGCGTTCGGGGTGGTGGGGTGAGGGGCCGGGGTGCGGGGCAGGGGCCGGTTCAGGGCGTCGCCGTGGCGTACCGCTGCCGGAGCTCCGCCTTGCGGACCTTGCCGGTCAGGGTCTTCGGGAGGGCGGGCACCAGCTCCACGCGGTCCGGCAGGAAGCGGGGGTCGTGGCCCGCCTCCCCGATGCGGGAACGGAGTGCGCCGAGCGACGGACCCGCACCGCCGCGCGGGACCACGACGGCGCAGATCACCGGCTCTCCGCCGTCCCGGTCGGGCGGCAGACCCACCAGCGCCGCTTCGACGGCGTTCGGGTGGCCGCCGATGACCGCCTCCAGTTCCGTCACGGGCGCGACCAGCCCACCGCGCAGGATCGCGTCGCGGGCCCGCCCGATGATGCGGATGCCGCCGCGTCCGTCGTCCCGTGCGAGGTCCCCGGTGTCGAACCAGCGCTCCGCGTCCAGCTCCGCCCGGAACGCCTCGTCGCGCCGGTGGTAGCCGAGCGCCAGCGACGCACCGCGCACCTTGAGGCGGCCGACGGAGCCGCTCCCGCCGCCGGCGCCGGACGCGTCGATGCGGGTCTCCATGGAGTCGATGGCGCTGCCGTTGCTGTGGGCCGCCCAGTTCTCGGGGTCCTGGGGCCGGGTCGTGGTCACGGGGCCGTTCTCGGACATGCCCCACAGCGAGTAGGTGCGCGCGCCCAGAGTCTCGTGGACCTCGTCGGCCAGCTCCTGGAGGACCTGGGCCGAGCCGATGACCACGTGCCGCAGGGTGCTCGTGTCGCGTTTCTGAGCCCGCTGCGACGCGGCCACGTCGGCGAGCGTGGCGGGCGGCCCGTACAGCAGGGTGGCGCCGTACCGCTCCACCAGGTCGAGCAGCGCCTCGTTGCGGCGTACGTCCTGGAAGGCGACGGTGCCGCCGAGCATGACACCGGCGAGGACGCCCTGCGCGAACCCCGAGTAGTGGACGAGCGGCGTGGACACGGCCGCCACCCAGTCGTCCCCGGCCCCGAAGGCGTCGACGTAGCCGCGTACCGCCGAGTGGACCGTGTTCTGGCTGTGCAGGACACCCTTGGACGCTCCGGTGGTCCCGGAGGTGAACAGGACCACGAAGGGCTCTTCGGGGCCGAGGGCCCGGCCGTCCGGGCCGGCGGCCCCCTCCTGCTCCTCCCGCGCCTCGGCCACGAAGTGGTCGTGGAAGGACCGTGCGCCCTCGGGCACCGGGCCGTCGACCACCACCACGTGCTCGAGCGAGGGGAGGTCGTCCTTGAGCCGGGTGACGATCTCCGCCAGGGGCGTTCCCGACCACTCGGGGAGGGTGACGCAGACCCGGGCCTCGGTGAGGCCGAGGCGGTGGCGCAGCTCGTCCTCCGGGCAGACGGGCGAGATCGGGCAGATGACGGCGCCGACCCGGATGCAGGCGAAGATCAGCGGCACCATCTCCCACCGGTTGGGGAGCTGTACGGCCACGAAGTCGCCGCGCCGTACGCCCAGGTCGAGCAGCGCGTGGGCGAACCGGTCCGTCAGGGCGTCCAGTTCCGCGTAGTCGAGGGTGTCGGTGCGGGACTCGGCGACGCGTCGGCCCGCGACGGCCAGCCGGTGCGGGTGCAGGCGCGCCTGCCGGCGCAGGTCGTCGAGGAAGGTCTCGTCCCGCCACCAGCCGCGGCGGCGGTACTCGGCCGCCCGCTCCTCGGCCGCCCGCTCCTCGGCCCCTGCGGAGGCGGTGGCCGAGGGCGGAGCCGGGTCCGTGACCGTCGTAGTCGCCGGTTCCGTGGCCGCCGTGCTCATCGGAGGTCCTTCCGGCGGGCCGCGAGCAGCTCGGGCAGCGGGTTGCCCGCCCGGGCGGCCGCGATGTCCAGCAGGTCCCGGGTGTTCTGCCGTACCCGGTCGCCGACCCAGTCGAACACCCACGCCTTGCGGGCCTCGGTCGCGAGGTCGAATGGGACGACGCGGGTGACCGCCAGGGCCGCCGACGCGGCCCCGCCGATGTTGGCGATCACGCCAGGGACGAGGGCGGCGCCCGATGCGGCCACCTTCTCCTTTGCCGCGCCACTGGAGGCGAGGTTGGCGCCCTCGACCACCAGGCCGGCCCGGAGGCGGTGCGTGTTCTCGGCGGTGAGCGCGTACTTTTGCGCCGCCAGGACCAGCAGGTCCGCATCCACGTCCAGCCAGGCCTCCGGCTCGCCGGAGACGGTGACGTGCTGGGGCAGCCGGGAGCGGTCGATCCGCCCGAACTCGTCGGTCACGGCGACGAGATCAGCCACCGGCAGCCGGTCCGCGCTGATGGTGCCCTGCACGTCGGCGATGCCCACGATGATGTGCCCGCGCTCCTCCAGGAACCGCGCGACCGCCCGGCCCACCGCGCCGAAGCCCTGCACCACCACCCGGGCCGGCTCCGTGCGGCCGCTCGCCTCCAGGGCGGTGATCG includes these proteins:
- a CDS encoding HEAT repeat domain-containing protein — encoded protein: MTMPADQTFHDAVRRADVGRLSRHLDAQVCPPAVLGRLIRHGDPRMRYLGLALLAERVTSGPAVAHPEAAELAALLPASVTGPPETALAMAGLYERLGPFRKGSSWPSWRTAELPVRVRIAWLRAELLNDPSIVRREPPGELLYQAVRGASAADAHRLAPLVGELADTGDPVLRAEALRLARQGLHAGLLAPARVREVVVGLLAGGGAVVMAALEELAQPWATMDPVPTGRLSPFLAAGPAVERPEVADAALVAAARHGHAGLLRQVVGDPELPPVLRRKGMELLGDLADRGDIGELTAIAAQDPLLFGGPAVSCLRGLHRRGHFPDDLHAPSVVGLALADHSIPPGEVASVLFTCRQVVFRALMDADAEDPGWPRRLDLLVALAGQGARELPVGEAIARLLPRVTAPGPFLAAIRELRHADAEEAVLALLPSAPGAALEALEAVGGHRTVLVLREGLGLGAGMDAPGSEGVIAPHLRAVRNRALELLWHLTGDPAQRRALLVRLDPADLPPRIASDLGGPDEQELALLSSRPDPGRPVAALCRLAAHGGAGTLPVIEDLLARIVSELAAARESGATDSGLDSGPTAGEPAVPQEVLDAVHALGRRLHERGRIRPSCLLDAADAHTAGHALVAATALNLLDRPGLPAGEQTILLELLLRAPSTRTRARVHRMLRHRDGHVRKHVIALLARDARGDDAQTLSATLIALTTAQDVQTVRQALLALGHAGARWAGTAIAACLDHPNMNIKKTAAAVLAEVGTPTAVPALLHRLGHSDNPGLRAAIVEALRAVLGEAYAATLLAAAEHSESGRARELLLDGLDGVLPVRSVRALDDQASPVAPALLALVAGGLVRLESGTVADLSASLAEHGITAPAARRPPADEGGGPDPDVTSLVREGWNPSLALRLAGRDEPPHPDRLSGLRPMLADWLRLADSEPAARDRVVRFTLRLCPAPWAPEELTVFARFAQVLTDVLAEAPDGDRHGLVAVFEAIAPNLSAVRKAAVADAVRALPPAPEGGRSALALLRRLDAVLVRADLEQALAAARLGADPWLAEAAVLREAFAVPEPTTDSVPADAEAWRAALEAAVRTPGALEEFRRTDTSGVRSGDRLNALIEVHPSAGPEVRAALVDLMEGVQPLDAPPWTITETAHVPTPAARNVNADDLDQPRSTALRERLLAMLHGSAPDRRTTAALALLKWPEPEVRTPLLRAYLRGHVDIPVGADLARTLSALDVTELRSDGILRERVALAAMSLDPWELGPLVPLLLEWWEDDRASAATGQALLRVPADVLAEHLGDRLDRGAWGYLDLLTGRPVLRTSALVAVCRRLRAEGRDDLADGMRLVGGPLRGPDAARQDAAALEALRARAPHAVSAGAPHRPNRQELLEQARTGDPGGVRRALTRLTEIHPGPNTDVDPELRDLIGELLHHPRREVRLHAHRASRAMLDRQTYLRHTEVLLDDPRHDVVRTAIRALCHASWAPAIPAVTGLLAHAHPVVRRAATEGLVGMGTPAVPALRRAADHARPDRRSLYTDVLDRIAASQG
- a CDS encoding S8 family peptidase, which encodes MAAVRNIRRRIAAAIATATTVALAVGAGAALPAQAAQPEGRVLHAGTAEAVAGSYIVTLKQTAGFKASTAHGKQLIAEYGGHIKRTYTSALNGYAATLTSTGAKRLAADPAVASVEQDQKVHSTATQSNAPWGLDRIDQTNLPLSGTYTYPDSGGGGTTVYVLDTGVRISHQQISGRASYGYDFVDNDTTAQDGAGHGTHVATTVAGSTYGVAKKAKIVAVRVLGNNGSGTTAGVIAGVDWITANHVASSVANVSLGGAASTTLDNAVRRSIASGVTYSIAAGNSGALASGYSPARVDTAITVGATTRTDAKASYSNYGPVVDIFAPGSDITAGWNSSDTATYTGNGTSFAAPHVAGAAAVYLTNHPGASPAAVAAALVNGATSNVLTGVGSGSPNKLLKLVP
- a CDS encoding LLM class flavin-dependent oxidoreductase, with the protein product MTGTTGSTPLHLAVALDGAGWHPAAWRAADARPGELLTAAYWAGLVAEAERGLLDFVTFEDALGLQTAAFHLPDDRSDQVRGSVDAVLLAAHLAPLTERIGLVPTTNVTHTEPFHLAIGIATLDHASKGRAGWRPQISSRAADASHFGRRTTPQLTDDDVRDSELIAARLRELFAEGTEVVEAARRLWDSWEDDAEIRDAATGRFIDRDKVHHIDFRGTRFSVKGPSITPRTPQGQPVVVSLAHASTPYEFAALGSDLVHVTPHDRAGTAAILAQVDEAVERTGRDIRDRPLRRFAELLVFLDEEPGAASDRKARLDELAGAELASDAEIFTGTPGELADLLLDWRTAGLDGFRLRPGTLPHDLTAITRGLVPELQRRGVFRTAYDATTLRGHLGLPRPASRYAEVAARQ